From the genome of Lotus japonicus ecotype B-129 chromosome 6, LjGifu_v1.2, one region includes:
- the LOC130724834 gene encoding uncharacterized protein LOC130724834 encodes MDLSGKTKVFSTLLRLKKEQEFQWMEEHQKAFEEIKASLTTAPVMAPLIRGKPMKLYISASEETIGSVLAQDDEDGIERAIYYLSRILNDAETRYSLVEKLCLCLYFSCTKLKYYIKPIDVTVISHYDIIKHMLFKPILHSRIGKWALALTEFSLSYQHLRAMKGQVIADFLVDHSGSREQETVVTLKPWEMYFDGSRHKKGTGIGILVISPQGIPTKIKLGIEGECSNNEAEYEALLIGLETALNLGARELLIRGDSELVIKQLTGEYQCVSENLMKYHSKAVKMLRSFDEVELCHIPRIENAEANVLAQIASGYRLPRKKFKELVKVKRKFIPSFKERKVEFEQEVLVISNLDDSDWRKPVVKYLQNPNAPIDRRTKYRALSYLILDDELFKKGVNEVLLKCLSEEEAFRAVKAVHDGMCGAHQAGHKMKWTLFRQGVYWPSMLKDCIEYAKSCAECQKHAGIQHVPASELHSIVKPWPFRGWALDLIGQIHPSSSKQHDYIIVAIDYFTKWVEAIPLRGVDQDTVISFIQEHIVFRYGIPETLTTDQGSVFTGRKMAQFAEDFGIKLLTSTPYYAQANGQVEAANKVLINLVKKHISQKPRRWHETLSQVLWAYRNSPKEATGVTPFRLTYGHESVLPIEICLQSVRIQRQFEIPCDDYWNMMYDELIELDEERLNALEVMIRQKERITKSYNKKVKFKAFSVGDLVWKVILPMDKKDRAYGKWAPKWEGPFKVIKCYSNNAYSIEEIGTIARILTINGKYLKRFKPAIHEIKIDIEM; translated from the coding sequence ATGGATCTAAGCGGGAAAACCAAGGTATTCTCCACATTGCTTCGACTTAAGAAAGAACAAGAGTTTCAATGGATGGAAGAACATcagaaggcgtttgaggaaatAAAAGCCAGCCTAACAACGGCACCAGTCATGGCTCCTCTCATTCGTGGAAAACCAATGAAACTCTACATTTCGGCATCAGAGGAAACTATTGGCAGTGTGTTGGctcaagatgatgaagatggaatCGAAagggctatatattatttgagcCGGATCCTTAATGATGCCGAAACTAGATATAGTTTAGTagaaaaattgtgtttatgtttgTATTTTTCATGTACTAAACTTAAGTACTATATCAAACCTATTGATGTAACCGTTATTtcccattatgatataataaagcatatGCTGTTCAAGCCCATTCTTCATAGTCGAATTGGAAAGTGGGCGTTGGCCCTTACTGAGTTTTCTTTAAGTTATCAACATTTAAGGGCTATGAAAGGCCAAGTAATAGCTGATTTTTTGGTTGATCATAGTGGGTCGAGAGAACAGGAGACGGTGGTGACGTTGAAACCTTGGGAAATGTATTTCGATGGTTCGAGGCATAAGAAGGGGACCGGGATAGGTATCTTGGTAATTTCACCCCAAGGAATCCCGACAAAAATTAAGTTGGGCATCGAAGGTGAGTGTTCGAATAAtgaggcagagtatgaagctttATTGATTGGGCTCGAAACGGCTCTAAACTTGGGGGCTAGAGAGCTCTTAATTCGTGGAGATTCAGAGTTGGTTATTAAGCAACTAACTGGTGAATACCAATGCGTTAGTGAGAATTTAATGAAATATCATTCGAAAGCAGTTAAAATGTTAAGAAGTTTTGATGAAGTCGAATTATGTCATATCCCTAGGATCGAGAATGCTGAAGCGAATGTTTTGGCACAAATTGCGTCAGGTTACCGGCTACCTCGGAAAAAGTTTAAAGAGCTAGTAAAGGTCAAAAGAAAGTTTATTCCTAGTTTTAAAGAAAGGAAAGTGGAGTTCGAGCAGGAGGTATTGGTTATTAGTAATTTGGATGACAGTGATTGGAGGAAACCTGTTGTGAAATACTTGCAAAACCCAAACGCACCAATAGATCGAAGAACAAAGTATCGAGCTCTAAGTTACTTGATTTTGGATGACGAATTGTTTAAAAAAGGGGTGAATGAAGTTTTACTAAAGTGCCTAAGTGAAGAAGAAGCGTTTCGGGCAGTCAAGGCCGTTCATGATGGTATGTGTGGGGCGCATCAGGCTGGCCATAAGATGAAGTGGACATTGTTTCGACAAGGAGTATATTGGCCAAGTATGTTAAAAGATTGCATTGAATATGCCAAATCTTGCGCCGAATGTCAGAAGCATGCTGGCATCCAACATGTACCGGCAAGTGAGTTACACTCGATCGTGAAACCCTGGCCATTTAGGGGTTGGGCGTTGGATTTGATAGGTCAAATACATCCTTCTTCGTCTAAACAACATGACTATATAATAGTGGCTATcgattacttcactaaatgggtcgagGCCATTCCGCTGAGAGGCGTCGACCAAGATACGGTTATTAGTTTTATTCAAGAACACATAGTATTTAGATATGGGATCCCTGAGACGTTAACTACTGACCAAGGGTCAGTATTTACTGGGAGGAAAATGGCTCAGTTTGCTGAGGATTTTGGAATAAAACTGTTAACTTCAACGCCATATTATGCTCAGGCGAATGGACAAGTCGAAGCAGCTAATAAAGTTTTAATTAACTTGGTTAAGAAACACATTAGTCAAAAGCCGAGAAGGTGGCATGAAACTTTGAGTCAAGTTTTATGGGCTTACCGAAATTCGCCCAAAGAGGCCACTGGAGTAACTCCTTTTCGACTTACGTACGGGCATGAGTCAGTTTTACCGATCGAAATATGCTTACAGTCCGTTAGAATTCAAAGGCAATTCGAGATTCCGTGTGatgattattggaatatgatgtaTGACGAGTTAATTGAATTGGACGAGGAAAGATTAAATGCTTTAGAAGTTATGATTCGACAAAAAGAACGAATTACTAAAAGTTATAATAAAAAAGTCAAGTTTAAGGCATTTAGCGTTGGAGACTTAGTTTGGAAAGTGATCCTTCCAATGGACAAAAAAGATCGAGCATACGGAAAATGGGCCCCTAAATGGGAAGGGCCATTTAAAGTGATTAAGTGTTATTCAAACAACGCGTATTCGATTGAGGAAATTGGAACGATTGCTCGAATATTGACGATAAATGGAAAATACTTAAAAAGGTTTAAGCCAGCGATTCATGAGATAAAGATTGATATAGAAATGTAG